Proteins from one bacterium genomic window:
- a CDS encoding flippase-like domain-containing protein, whose product MNKTGSTAKKPPVVRFLSSGWLRIIVSLLLLTYIGWRFRIGTIASTMWTADRLLLAGAVAVFIVSGVLGAVQWGTLLKFHGIRLGFGGTVARYFMGLFFNYLLPGFVGGDVIRVYKTAVASGQATQSFSSTLADRVIGLLVLVLFSLGAFLVLPSGPANRALPAAVFMFLILAGFIALFAFRPLGSIVKRMFGRFIPEGFGEKLSAVYGEMHLLTRSPRTLIEVFGLSCLIQITRIGVHFLCGRAVGIELGFSYFALFVPVIEIVASLPFSFGGVGVRETVAFILFSTVGVEQATVVSYTLLATASGFTGALPGGAAFALSVGERKAR is encoded by the coding sequence ATGAACAAAACAGGCAGCACAGCGAAGAAACCGCCGGTCGTACGGTTTCTGTCTTCCGGCTGGTTACGGATTATCGTATCGCTCCTCCTCCTCACATACATCGGCTGGCGGTTCAGAATCGGCACAATCGCCTCGACCATGTGGACGGCGGACCGTCTCCTGCTCGCCGGGGCTGTCGCGGTGTTCATCGTGAGCGGTGTGCTCGGCGCAGTTCAGTGGGGAACGCTGCTGAAGTTTCACGGCATCCGTCTCGGATTCGGCGGGACGGTTGCGCGGTACTTCATGGGGCTTTTCTTCAATTACCTGCTTCCCGGCTTCGTCGGGGGCGATGTAATCCGTGTGTACAAAACCGCTGTGGCTTCGGGGCAGGCAACCCAGTCGTTTTCATCGACCCTCGCCGATCGTGTCATCGGCCTGCTCGTCCTCGTGCTGTTCAGTCTCGGCGCGTTCCTGGTTCTCCCTTCGGGGCCGGCTAACAGAGCGCTGCCTGCCGCGGTGTTCATGTTTCTCATACTGGCCGGATTTATCGCTCTTTTCGCGTTCAGACCGCTCGGCTCGATTGTGAAACGGATGTTCGGCAGGTTTATTCCCGAAGGATTCGGCGAAAAACTGTCCGCGGTGTACGGCGAAATGCACCTGCTGACCCGCTCACCACGGACGCTCATCGAGGTTTTCGGGCTGTCGTGCCTTATTCAGATTACCCGTATCGGCGTCCATTTTCTCTGCGGGCGTGCTGTCGGAATCGAGCTCGGATTCTCCTATTTCGCCCTTTTCGTGCCGGTGATAGAAATCGTAGCAAGCCTGCCCTTCTCGTTCGGCGGAGTCGGCGTGCGCGAGACGGTGGCGTTTATCCTTTTCTCGACGGTGGGTGTTGAACAGGCCACAGTCGTTTCCTATACGCTTCTCGCAACAGCCTCCGGATTCACCGGAGCGCTCCCCGGCGGCGCGGCATTTGCGCTGAGCGTCGGCGAAAGGAAGGCACGGTGA